Genomic DNA from uncultured Desulfuromusa sp.:
AAGTCATCAATGACGTCCAGAAGGGTTTCGAATTGTGGTTGCCCCACAAAAATAGCTTGGGCATCGGAATCATTGAGGATGTGGCGGAGTTCCGTTGCCTTGAGCTCTTTATCAATCGGAATTGCAACACAGCCTTTGCGTAATATTGCAAGATAGGACATGACCCAACGTGGTGAGGATGATCCAAGAAGGGCAATATGTTCTTTTTCCTTGATTCCGAGTTGTTGTAATCCTGATGCCAGTTTTTCAACTGTATCCCACAATTTACTGTAGACTAATGGTTGCCACTGTCCCTTGTATTTATAGCGTAACGCAACCTTGTCGGTATTTTTCTGGCAACTTAAATGGATTAATTGATCAATCGTCTGCACTTAAGACGCTCCTTGCTTTGGTGTGGTCTTTACTACTGTGGTTTATGTCTGCTAGATTCAAGCTTACTCTAGCCTTAATTTCATAGTTCAGGCAAGCGTGAAAATAGCTTCAAATGAAGGGGTTTATGAATTGCTAAAAACAGAGTGAAATTGATAAAATAGCTTGACAGTATTGAAGGTGGTCTGCTAAATAAAACGCCGCGGTTTGATATAGGCACGTAGCTCAGTGGGAGAGCACTTCCCTGACACGGAAGGGGTCGGCGGTTCAATCCCGCCCGTGCCTACCATCATCGTAAGTAAAAATGACGTAGTATTCTGGGGCATCTTAGGATGCCTCTTTTTGTTTACAATCTAAAGTTCCTATGGAACATAAAAAATTAAGGGAGAATCATATGGCTGTATTGCAAATTGAACTTCCTGATGGATCAATCAATGAGGTTGAGTCTGGCTCAACTCCCTATGACATCGCTTCCAGTATCGGGGAGAATCTGGCTCGACAATCAATTGCCGCACGTTTTAACGGTGATCTGATTGATATGAGTAGTCCGTTGCAAACATCGGGAAACATCGCATTAATTACACAAAACTCGCCGGAAGCACTTGAGATAATCCGCCATTCTTGTGCTCATTTAATGGCTCAGGCGGTCAAAGAACTTTATGGTACCGAGGTTCAGGTGACTATAGGTCCGGCGATAAAAGATGGTTTCTATTATGATTTTTATAGTGAAACCAAAAAATTTGTTCCGGAAGACTTCCCCATTATTGAAGCAAAAATGACTGAACTTGCGAAAGCAGACCAGCAGGTCACCCGTGAAGTGATGAAGCGGGATGATGCTATTAATCTGTTTCGTGGAATGGGTGAAGATTATAAGGTTGAGCTGATTGAAGACCTTGATGCAGAGACTGTTTCGCTTTATCGACAGGGGGATTTTGTTGATCTGTGCCGAGGTCCACATGTGCCACGTACCGGCATGCTCAAGGTTTTTAAATTGACCAGTCTGGCTGGAGCATACTGGCGAGGTGATGAACATAATGCTATGCTGCAGCGTATTTATGCGACAGCATTCCAGAATAAAAAAGAGCTGAAAGCGCATCTTAATCGCTTGGAAGAAGCTAAAAAGCGTGATCATCGCAAGCTTGGCAAAGAGATGGATCTCTTCTCTTTTAGTGAGGAATCCGGAGCCGGCCTGGTTCTTTGGCACCCTAAGGGAGCAATGCTTAGATCCATCATTGAAGATTTTGAGCGTAAAGAACATTTAAAGCGTGGTTATGAGCTGGTTGTCGGGCCGCAGATTCTGAAGACAGAACTCTGGAAGATGTCGGGCCATTTTGATAACTATCGTGAAAATATGTATTTCACGGAGGTTGACGAGCAGGGTTATGGCATCAAGCCCATGAACTGCTTGTCACATATGCTGATTTACAAATCACGACCTCGCTCTTATCGTAATCTTCCGGTTCGCTATTTTGAGCTGGGAACCGTCCATCGGCATGAAAAGTCCGGAGTTCTTCACGGGTTGTTACGTGTCCGTGGATTTACTCAGGATGATGCTCACATTATCTGCCGTCCTGATCAAATTGATGCCGAAGTCAAAGGGGTGATGCAATTTGTTCAAGATGTTGCCGGGATTTTTGGTTTTGAGTATGTTATGGAACTTTCGACGCGCCCGGAAAAATCAATTGGCAGCGATGCTGATTGGGAACAGGCAACGAATGCTCTCCGTAACGCTCTTACAGACAGTGGGCAACCATTTGAATTGAACGAGGGTGATGGGGCTTTTTACGGTCCTAAGATTGACGTTAAACTCAAGGACGCGCTTGACAGAGAGTGGCAATGTGCTACAATCCAGTGCGATTTTACCCTGCCGGAGCGCTTTGATCTGACCTATGTCGGAACTGATGGTGAAAAACATCGTCCGGTTATGTTGCACCGGGTGATTCTCGGTTCGATTGAGCGTTTTATCGGGGTATTGATTGAGCACTATGCAGGAAGTTTCCCGCTCTGGCTTTCGCCGGTTCAGGCGATTATCTTGAATGTTACTGATAATCAGGCTGCTTATGCGCAACAAGTTTTCGAACAGCTGCGTAATGCTGGCGTCCGTGTAGAGCTTGACTTGCGTAATGAAAAACTCGGTTTCAAAATTCGTGAAGCGCAGATGGCCAAAACCCCGTATATGCTGGTGATTGGCGATCGGGAGATGGAGACACAGACGATTGCTCCGAGGTTTAGAGACGGAGAGAATCTAGAACCTATGAGTATCTCTGAATTTATTGAGCGGATTCAAGCTGAGACCAAGGCGTATAAATAATAACTTTAAAAGGAAGGCCCGGAGTGGGTCTTTTCGTTGTTAGGTTTTATCCCTTTTTACAGAATAGAGGAGTGAAGTCATAGCTAAAGAAGCGAATATCAATGAGGCCATTAGTGCTCGTCAGGTACGGGTTATTGATGATGAAGGCGGTCAGTTGGGAGTTCTCGAAACTGAGCAGGCATTGTTGCTTGCAGGAGAGAGAGGGCTTGATCTGGTCGAGGTTTCACCACAGGCTGATCCACCTGTTTGCCGAATTATGGACTACGGTAAATATAAGTACCAGCAGGCCAAACGGGCTTCGGACGCTAGGAAAAAGCAGGTAAAGGTTGAAATTAAAGAAGTTAAAATGCGTCCGAAGACGGATGATCATGACTTCCAGTTTAAAATCAAACATGCCCGCCGCTTTCTTGAAGAGGGAAACAAGGTAAAACTGACAATCATGTTCCGTGGTCGGGAAAACGCTCACCCCGATCAGGGAATGAAGCAGTTAACAAAAGCGGTCGACGCTCTCAAAGACATTGGTCAGGTTGAATCACATCCCAGTAAAATGGGACGTTTTATGACTATGATGGTCGGTCCGTTGAAGAAATAATCTAAAGTTTGAAATAAACAGCATGTCAAAAAAAGTTACAGGAGAGAAAAATGCCTAAAATTAAAACAAATCGTGGTGCCGCCAAGCGTTTTCGTAAAACCGGCACAGGTAAAATTCGTCGCAATAAGGCGTATACCAGTCATATTCTGACGAAAAAAACGACAAAAAGAAAACGTGATTTACGTCAGTCGGTTATCGTAGCAAAGGCTGATGCACGCAATATTTCTCAACTCGTACCCTACCTGTAGGGAGAATTGCTGCCTTTTGGCAGTTCGGTTGTGAACTGTGGGGACGATCTCCCCCTGCAGATCCGGCCACGGCAGATGCCGAAAAAACTATTTTATAAGAAGGAGCAAGTGAGATGCCAAGAGTAAAAAGAGGCTTTAAAGCCAGACGTCGTCGTAACAAAGTTCTGAAACTTGCTAAAGGCTATCGCGGTGCCAGAAGCAAGTTATTTCGTTCAGCAACAGAAGCCGTAGATCGGGCTCTGAATTATGCTTATCGTGATCGCCGAGTTAAAAAGCGGGATTTCAGGGCTCTCTGGATTGCCCGTATTAATGCGGCTGCTCGTGATAATGGTCTATCCTATAGCCGATTGATTCACGGTCTCAAGCAGGCTGAAGTTGCCTTGGATCGTAAAATCATGGCTGAACTCGCCGTTAATGATCCAAAAGGTTTTGCTGTTGTTGTTGAAGCCGCCAAGGCTAAGTTGCAATAAACAGTTTTTAACCGTTCCGGGGAGGTGGAGTGAAAGACTTCATCTCCCTTTTTTATTTCTGATTTTTTCACATTAAATTATAAAAGATTTCCATAGTATCTTTTTATGGGATAGCTCTGACTACGGATTTGTCATATGCAAGAATCTTTAGAGAAATTAAAACAAGAAGCTCTATCGGCTTTGCAACAGGCTGATGACCTCAAATCCCTGCAGGATGTGCGGGTGCAAGTTCTAGGAAAAAAAGGGTCGCTGACTGAGATCATGAAGGGTATGCGCGATCTTTCTGCAGAAGAGCGTCCTGTCATAGGAAATCTGGTCAATTGTTTAAAAACAGATTTTGAAACCGCATTTAACCTTCGGCAGCAAGAGTTGCAGCAGGAAAGTATTACTGCAAAACTGGCTTCTGAAAAGCTCGATGTCACTCTTCCGGGGAGGAGAACTGTCAGCGGCAGCTTGCATCCGGTGACACTGGTTGCTGATGAAGTCACTGAAATTTTTTCCCGGTTGGGATTTGCGGTTGCTGAAGGGCCTGAAATTGAAGAAGATTTTTATAATTTTGAGGCTCTGAACATTCCAAAGGACCACCCTGCAAGAGATATGCAGGATACCTTCTACATCAGTGATGAGCGGGTCCTTCGTACCCATACTTCGCCGGTACAGGTTCGTACCATGTTGAAGCATGAACCTCCAATTCGTATTATTGCCCCGGGGACGGTGTATCGCCGAGATTCTGACTTGACTCATAGTCCTATGTTCCACCAGGTTGAGGGCTTTCTGGTTGATGAAAAAGTGACTTTTGGTGATTTAAAAGGGGTCCTGACTCACTTCCTGAATGAATTTTTCGGCGAGGGGCGTCGTGTCCGTTTCAGACCTTCTTTTTTCCCTTTTACCGAACCGAGTGCAGAGGTTGATATTGAATGTGTCATCTGTGGTGGTGAGGGCTGCCGGGTTTGCGGTAAAACCGGATGGCTGGAAATACTTGGATCTGGAATGATTGATCCTGCGGTGTTTGAATCAGTTCACTATGATTCTGAAAAATATAGTGGTTTTGCTTTTGGTATGGGCTTGGAACGCATGGCGATGTTGAAATATGGTGTGAATGATTTGCGCTTGTTCTTTGAGAATGATCTGCGTTTTCTGAAGCAGTTTTGATATTTTGTAAGGATCTCGATCGATGATAGTCACCTATAATTGGTTAAAAGAGTTTGTAGATTTTCAATATTCTCCGCAGCAACTATGTGATCGTCTGACAATGGTTGGCCTGGAGGTCGATGCGCTGGAAGAAATCGGCGGCAACCTGGATTCAGTCATTGTTGCCAAGTTGGATTCGGTTGAGCAACATCCGGACGCAGACCGACTGACTGTCTGTCAGGTCAACAACGGCAAGGACGTTGTGCAGGTTGTTTGTGGTGCAACTAACCATAAGACGGGTGACCTTATTGCTTTAGCTCAACCAGGTTCAGTTCTGCCGGGTGATTTTAAGATCAAGAAATCAAAAATTCGTGGTCAGGTTTCGCAAGGGATGCTCTGTTCTGAAAAAGAACTTGGTCTGGCAGCCGATTCTCCTGGAATTATGATACTTCCTGCTGATCTTCCCCTTGGAGAACCGGTTTTCGAGGCATTGGGGTTAAAAGATTATCAAATTGAAATCGGCCTGACTCCCAACCGACCTGATTGTCTGAGTGTCGTCGGAGTTGCACGGGAAGTGGCCGCATTGTGTCAACAGAAATTAAAGTTGCCGAAACCCTCTATCAAAAAATTTGAAGATTCTGTTGAGGATAAGGCCGCTGTTGTCATTGAGAACGAAGAAGGGTGTCCACGATACGCAGCACGAATGATTAAGGATATTAAGATTGGTCCATCTCCTGATTGGATGGTGCAACGTTTGGAAGCTGTTGGGATGCGTTCTATTAATAACGTTGTTGATGTGACCAATTATGTGATGATGGAACTGGGACATCCGCTGCACGCTTTTGACTTTCGCTACCTGAGTGAAGGAAAAATTATCGTTAAAACTGCACAGGAAGGCGATAAATTTACAACACTTGATGAAAACGAGCATATGTTGAGTGCCGAAGACTTGATGATTTGCGATGGGCAGCATCCTGTCGCTATGGCTGGAATCATGGGAGGGCTGAATTCCGAAGTTAAAGATGATACCAGGACTGTTTTGCTTGAAGCCGCGTATTTTAAACCAACAATGATAAGACGGACCAGCAAGAGACATGGTCTCCACACAGAATCATCGCATCGATTTGAGCGTGGAGCTGATATTGATATGATTCCTGTTGCCTTGGATCGTGCTGCGGGTTTAATTGCTGAATTGGCTGGAGGGCAAGTTCTTTCGGGCGTTATTGATTGCTATCCGCGCGAGCTTGAACCTGTGAATCTTGAAATCAGCGTCTCAAAAACTAAAAAATTGCTGGATATCCCTATTGATCGTGACAGCATGCAAAATTTGTTCGAATCAATTGGCTTACAAGTCAGGGCAGGTAGCGATCCGGATCGTTTACAAGTCACAGTGCCGAGTTTTCGACCGGATATCGAGCGGGAAGTCGATTTGATCGAAGAGGTGGCTAGACTTTATGGCTATGACCAGATCCCCGTCACCATGCCTGTTGGGACTGTCGACGCAAAACTGCCACCATTGCGGCAGCAATTGCAGAAGTCTCTTCGACAATCCATGGTTGCAGCTGGTTTTTCAGAAGCAATGAATTACTCTTTTGTTGCTGCAAAAGATATCAGTAAAATTGGTGTTGGTGACGAAGACCTCCGTTCTGCGCAGGTTAAAATATTAAATCCTCTGTCGGAAGATCAGGCGGTAATGCGCACCAGTCTGGTGCCAAGCCTTCTGGAAACTGTTTCCAATAATATAAATTATCGTAGCTCAGATTTGCGCCTATTTGAGTTAAGACCTGTATTTTTGACGCCATTAGAGGGTGGACAAAGTGTAGAAAAGCTTTCTCTGACGGCTGTCATGTCAGGGCAACGTGACCCTGAAGGCTGGTCGCAGAGTGCTGCTTCGGTTGATTTTTATGACATTAAAGGTGTTGTTGAAGAAATACTGGCTAAGATCAACATTGAAAATGTTTTTTTTGATTCACAGGAGACACAACCGTACTTACATCCAGGTAAATCATGTCAGTTTATGTCGGGTCAAGAATCACTCGGTTTTGTCGGAGAAGTGCACCCGGAAGTTTTAAGCAGGTTCAATATTGAGCAGCCGGTATATTTGTTTGAACTTGATGTTGAAGCTACGATTGCTTTAGCAGGACAACATGCCCAGTTCAAGGCTCTTTCAAGATTCCCAGATGTCAAACGTGACAGTGCCTTGCTTCTGGATGAATCCATTTCCGCAGACCAGGTTATGGATATTGTCAATGGAAGTAAGATCAGATATGTTGAAAGCGCTTCTATTTTTGATCTTTATACAGGGAAGGGTGTCCCTGCCGGTAAAAAGAGTCTTGCGATCCGGGTTTGTTACCGTGACTTGGAAAAAACATTAACTGAAACAGAAGTCACCAAGTCTCATGATAAGCTGATTCGTTCTCTCTGCCACCGGTTAGAAGCAGAAATTCGCTAAATGAACTTGCAGCAGTTTTAGCTGTGTGGTATAAATCCTGAAAAATCAGATAGATAGTTGACTCCATAAAGCATATGAAAAGCTTAAGCGGGAGGGATCATGACCAAAGCAGATCTTATTGAAAGTGTTTACCTGACAACCGGTTTTTCCAAGAAAGAATCGGCAGCTATTGTTGAGATGGTTTTTGACTTGATGAAGTCTACCCTGGAAGAGGGTGAAAAGATCAAAATAGCCGGTTTTGGTAATTTTGTTGTCAAAGAGAAAGCATCCCGTCGGGGTAGGAATCCGCAGACAGGAAGTGAAATTGAAATTTCAGCCCGTAAGATTTTGACTTTTAAACCGAGTCAAGTCCTTAAGGTGGCTATAAACGAAAACTCTTAACACGATGCTGAGCTGAATTGGTGCTGCAGATACCTGATAAGCTCTATTTTAAGATCGGTGAAGTTGCTGCATTATTGCAACTAAAGACGCATGTTTTGCGTTACTGGGAAACAGAATTTACTCTGTTACAACCGATCAAAAGTCGTTCAAATCAGCGCCTTTATCGTCGTAAAGATGTCGAAACTGCCCTGTTGATCAAAGAATTACTTTATCGACAGGGTTTTACTATTGCAGGTGCACGCAAGAAGTTACAATCTGATAAACAACTGGGGTTGCCGTTAGTTTCGCAACAGTCTCCTGAAGATGTTCTGACTGAAATAAAAGCAGACTTGATCCAGTTGCGTCGTTATTTGTTAAATCCTCCCCCTGAATAATGAGAATCAGTGTTAATTCTAGTCACTAATGATGATGGTGTTCGTTCTCCAGGTCTCCGTGCTCTGGCATTATCCCTTGGAGAGATAGGACGGGTTGTTGTTGTCGCACCAGACCGTAATCGAAGTGCCATTGGTCACGCCCTTACCCTGGATCATCCTTTGCGAGCTGAAGAGATAAAGCCGGATGTTTTTGCTGTCGACGGTACCCCGACTGACT
This window encodes:
- the thrS gene encoding threonine--tRNA ligase, whose product is MAVLQIELPDGSINEVESGSTPYDIASSIGENLARQSIAARFNGDLIDMSSPLQTSGNIALITQNSPEALEIIRHSCAHLMAQAVKELYGTEVQVTIGPAIKDGFYYDFYSETKKFVPEDFPIIEAKMTELAKADQQVTREVMKRDDAINLFRGMGEDYKVELIEDLDAETVSLYRQGDFVDLCRGPHVPRTGMLKVFKLTSLAGAYWRGDEHNAMLQRIYATAFQNKKELKAHLNRLEEAKKRDHRKLGKEMDLFSFSEESGAGLVLWHPKGAMLRSIIEDFERKEHLKRGYELVVGPQILKTELWKMSGHFDNYRENMYFTEVDEQGYGIKPMNCLSHMLIYKSRPRSYRNLPVRYFELGTVHRHEKSGVLHGLLRVRGFTQDDAHIICRPDQIDAEVKGVMQFVQDVAGIFGFEYVMELSTRPEKSIGSDADWEQATNALRNALTDSGQPFELNEGDGAFYGPKIDVKLKDALDREWQCATIQCDFTLPERFDLTYVGTDGEKHRPVMLHRVILGSIERFIGVLIEHYAGSFPLWLSPVQAIILNVTDNQAAYAQQVFEQLRNAGVRVELDLRNEKLGFKIREAQMAKTPYMLVIGDREMETQTIAPRFRDGENLEPMSISEFIERIQAETKAYK
- the infC gene encoding translation initiation factor IF-3, which gives rise to MNEAISARQVRVIDDEGGQLGVLETEQALLLAGERGLDLVEVSPQADPPVCRIMDYGKYKYQQAKRASDARKKQVKVEIKEVKMRPKTDDHDFQFKIKHARRFLEEGNKVKLTIMFRGRENAHPDQGMKQLTKAVDALKDIGQVESHPSKMGRFMTMMVGPLKK
- the pheS gene encoding phenylalanine--tRNA ligase subunit alpha, with protein sequence MQESLEKLKQEALSALQQADDLKSLQDVRVQVLGKKGSLTEIMKGMRDLSAEERPVIGNLVNCLKTDFETAFNLRQQELQQESITAKLASEKLDVTLPGRRTVSGSLHPVTLVADEVTEIFSRLGFAVAEGPEIEEDFYNFEALNIPKDHPARDMQDTFYISDERVLRTHTSPVQVRTMLKHEPPIRIIAPGTVYRRDSDLTHSPMFHQVEGFLVDEKVTFGDLKGVLTHFLNEFFGEGRRVRFRPSFFPFTEPSAEVDIECVICGGEGCRVCGKTGWLEILGSGMIDPAVFESVHYDSEKYSGFAFGMGLERMAMLKYGVNDLRLFFENDLRFLKQF
- a CDS encoding integration host factor subunit alpha; translation: MTKADLIESVYLTTGFSKKESAAIVEMVFDLMKSTLEEGEKIKIAGFGNFVVKEKASRRGRNPQTGSEIEISARKILTFKPSQVLKVAINENS
- the rplT gene encoding 50S ribosomal protein L20, with amino-acid sequence MPRVKRGFKARRRRNKVLKLAKGYRGARSKLFRSATEAVDRALNYAYRDRRVKKRDFRALWIARINAAARDNGLSYSRLIHGLKQAEVALDRKIMAELAVNDPKGFAVVVEAAKAKLQ
- a CDS encoding MerR family transcriptional regulator, which gives rise to MLQIPDKLYFKIGEVAALLQLKTHVLRYWETEFTLLQPIKSRSNQRLYRRKDVETALLIKELLYRQGFTIAGARKKLQSDKQLGLPLVSQQSPEDVLTEIKADLIQLRRYLLNPPPE
- the pheT gene encoding phenylalanine--tRNA ligase subunit beta, whose amino-acid sequence is MIVTYNWLKEFVDFQYSPQQLCDRLTMVGLEVDALEEIGGNLDSVIVAKLDSVEQHPDADRLTVCQVNNGKDVVQVVCGATNHKTGDLIALAQPGSVLPGDFKIKKSKIRGQVSQGMLCSEKELGLAADSPGIMILPADLPLGEPVFEALGLKDYQIEIGLTPNRPDCLSVVGVAREVAALCQQKLKLPKPSIKKFEDSVEDKAAVVIENEEGCPRYAARMIKDIKIGPSPDWMVQRLEAVGMRSINNVVDVTNYVMMELGHPLHAFDFRYLSEGKIIVKTAQEGDKFTTLDENEHMLSAEDLMICDGQHPVAMAGIMGGLNSEVKDDTRTVLLEAAYFKPTMIRRTSKRHGLHTESSHRFERGADIDMIPVALDRAAGLIAELAGGQVLSGVIDCYPRELEPVNLEISVSKTKKLLDIPIDRDSMQNLFESIGLQVRAGSDPDRLQVTVPSFRPDIEREVDLIEEVARLYGYDQIPVTMPVGTVDAKLPPLRQQLQKSLRQSMVAAGFSEAMNYSFVAAKDISKIGVGDEDLRSAQVKILNPLSEDQAVMRTSLVPSLLETVSNNINYRSSDLRLFELRPVFLTPLEGGQSVEKLSLTAVMSGQRDPEGWSQSAASVDFYDIKGVVEEILAKINIENVFFDSQETQPYLHPGKSCQFMSGQESLGFVGEVHPEVLSRFNIEQPVYLFELDVEATIALAGQHAQFKALSRFPDVKRDSALLLDESISADQVMDIVNGSKIRYVESASIFDLYTGKGVPAGKKSLAIRVCYRDLEKTLTETEVTKSHDKLIRSLCHRLEAEIR
- the rpmI gene encoding 50S ribosomal protein L35, with product MPKIKTNRGAAKRFRKTGTGKIRRNKAYTSHILTKKTTKRKRDLRQSVIVAKADARNISQLVPYL